From one Streptomyces mobaraensis genomic stretch:
- a CDS encoding pyridoxamine 5'-phosphate oxidase family protein, whose amino-acid sequence MSSPLPASVPAPSSSPSPAPSPSPSPTSPQVPSPGGTYERTARTTPTRYRDRASYDRELVHAILDDGYLCHLGFVRDGAPVVLPTLYGRVGERLYVHGSTGSAPLRAAGEAAEGIPVCVTVTHVDGLVLARSAFNHSVNYRCVVVHGTARRVTDPEELTTALDALVDQAVPGRAADSRPGSPKELAATAVLRVDLAEVSAKVRTGGPGDDPEDLALPYWTGVIPVTTVRGTPVPADDLAPGTPLPGYLTPR is encoded by the coding sequence ATGTCTTCCCCGCTCCCGGCCTCGGTCCCGGCTCCGTCCTCATCGCCGTCCCCGGCTCCCTCCCCGTCTCCGTCCCCGACCTCGCCCCAGGTCCCCTCCCCCGGCGGAACGTACGAGCGCACCGCCCGTACCACCCCCACCCGCTACCGCGACCGCGCCTCCTACGACCGCGAACTGGTCCACGCCATCCTCGACGACGGCTACCTGTGCCACCTCGGTTTCGTCCGCGACGGCGCGCCGGTCGTCCTGCCGACGCTCTACGGACGCGTCGGCGAGCGGCTGTACGTGCACGGCTCCACTGGCTCCGCCCCGCTGCGCGCCGCCGGGGAGGCCGCCGAGGGCATACCCGTCTGCGTCACCGTCACCCACGTCGACGGCCTGGTGCTGGCCCGCAGCGCCTTCAACCACTCCGTCAACTACCGCTGTGTCGTGGTCCACGGCACCGCCCGCCGCGTGACCGACCCGGAGGAGCTGACGACCGCGCTCGACGCCCTGGTGGACCAGGCGGTGCCCGGCCGGGCGGCGGACTCCCGGCCGGGGTCGCCCAAGGAGCTGGCCGCCACGGCGGTGCTGCGCGTCGACCTGGCGGAGGTCTCCGCCAAGGTCCGTACCGGCGGCCCCGGGGACGATCCGGAGGACCTCGCCCTGCCGTACTGGACGGGCGTCATCCCCGTGACCACCGTGCGCGGGACGCCGGTCCCGGCGGACGACCTCGCCCCCGGCACCCCGCTCCCCGGCTACCTCACGCCCCGCTGA
- a CDS encoding PadR family transcriptional regulator — translation MRYSHGHEHPGFGRRGGGGLGERGERGERGRRAFGSFGPFGPPFGGPPFGGRGRGGPGGRARRGDVRASILALLKDRPMHGYEMIREIAERSGGAWRPSPGSVYPTLQLLEDEGLISSASEGGKKLFALTEDGRAEADAGSPAPWEQVAGGADRETAQEVRQAGFALMEAFGQVWRTGSAEQREQALAVVNETRRKLYLILAEGD, via the coding sequence ATGCGGTACTCCCATGGTCACGAGCACCCCGGCTTCGGTCGGCGTGGTGGTGGCGGACTTGGTGAAAGGGGTGAAAGGGGTGAGCGCGGGCGGCGGGCCTTCGGGTCGTTCGGGCCGTTCGGGCCGCCCTTCGGCGGGCCCCCGTTCGGGGGGCGGGGGCGCGGTGGGCCGGGCGGCCGGGCGCGGCGCGGTGATGTGCGGGCGTCGATCCTGGCGCTGCTCAAGGACCGGCCGATGCACGGTTACGAGATGATCCGCGAGATCGCGGAGCGCAGCGGCGGTGCGTGGCGGCCCAGCCCCGGGTCGGTGTACCCCACCCTGCAACTGCTGGAGGACGAGGGGCTGATCAGCAGTGCGAGCGAGGGTGGCAAGAAGCTGTTCGCGCTCACCGAGGACGGCCGCGCGGAGGCCGACGCGGGCTCCCCGGCCCCCTGGGAGCAGGTCGCCGGGGGTGCCGATCGCGAGACCGCGCAGGAGGTCAGGCAGGCCGGCTTCGCGCTGATGGAGGCGTTCGGGCAGGTCTGGCGCACCGGCAGCGCGGAGCAGCGGGAGCAGGCGCTCGCCGTCGTCAACGAGACGCGCCGCAAGCTCTATCTGATCCTCGCCGAGGGCGACTGA
- a CDS encoding DUF5999 family protein translates to MCQHHPACPSADSADREAAHLVAHFPQQGWSLLCNGVLCFEDTGELLPDGQIIAPHRPLGAEHVVTAA, encoded by the coding sequence ATGTGCCAGCACCATCCCGCGTGCCCGTCAGCCGATTCCGCCGACCGGGAAGCCGCCCACCTCGTGGCGCACTTCCCCCAGCAGGGCTGGAGCCTGCTGTGCAACGGCGTCCTCTGCTTCGAGGACACCGGCGAACTGCTGCCGGACGGACAGATCATCGCCCCGCACCGGCCGCTCGGCGCCGAGCATGTGGTGACGGCGGCCTGA
- a CDS encoding glutamate-cysteine ligase family protein — protein MGEKVAAVEFGLDDRQRHRDKLRQCLEGLGRLLEEKRFDRPRNLMGLEIELNLAGSDGMPSMMNAKVLERIASHDFQTELGQFNLEVNIVPHRLSGRVLDQLAEELRTGLSYADRKAREVGSRIVMIGILPTLGQSDLVPDNFSAADRYALLNEQVMAARGEDVRIDIAGVERLTCTARSICPEAACTSVQLHLQVTPGRFAAVWNAAQAVAAAQIAVGANSPFLFGRELWRESRPPLFVQSTDTRPPELQAQGVRPRTWFGERWIDSAYELFEENLRFFPPLLPISGDEDPLRVLDAGGVPRLDELVLHNGTVYRWNRPVYGIADGVPHLRVENRVLPAGPTVTDVLANTAFYYGLVRALAEEPRPVWTRLPFAAAADNFDAACRHGIDAVLRWPKGRNGGVAQVPAVRLVRDELLPLAAAGLDAWGVEPADRDRYLGVIEGRCRRRANGASWQAATYHAARDRGLDRHAALAATTRRYCELMATGEPVHTWPVGIA, from the coding sequence ATGGGTGAGAAGGTCGCCGCCGTGGAGTTCGGCCTGGACGACCGGCAGCGGCACCGGGACAAGCTCCGGCAGTGCCTGGAAGGGCTGGGGAGGTTACTGGAGGAGAAGCGTTTCGACCGGCCCCGGAACCTTATGGGGCTGGAGATCGAGTTGAATCTGGCGGGCTCCGACGGTATGCCGAGCATGATGAATGCCAAGGTGCTGGAGCGTATCGCGAGCCATGATTTCCAGACCGAACTCGGTCAATTCAACCTGGAAGTGAACATTGTCCCGCACCGGTTGTCGGGACGCGTTCTCGACCAACTCGCCGAAGAGCTGCGCACCGGCCTCTCCTATGCCGACCGGAAAGCCCGGGAAGTGGGCTCCCGAATAGTGATGATCGGCATTCTGCCGACCCTCGGCCAGTCCGACCTCGTACCCGACAACTTCTCCGCCGCCGACCGTTACGCGCTTCTCAACGAGCAGGTGATGGCCGCCCGCGGCGAGGACGTCCGCATCGACATCGCCGGCGTCGAACGGCTGACCTGCACCGCGCGGTCCATCTGTCCCGAGGCCGCCTGCACTTCGGTGCAACTGCACCTCCAGGTCACCCCCGGCCGGTTCGCCGCCGTCTGGAACGCGGCCCAGGCGGTGGCCGCCGCGCAGATCGCGGTGGGCGCCAACTCCCCGTTCCTCTTCGGCCGCGAGCTGTGGCGCGAGAGCCGGCCGCCGCTGTTCGTCCAGTCCACCGACACCCGCCCGCCCGAACTGCAGGCGCAGGGCGTACGGCCGCGCACCTGGTTCGGGGAGCGGTGGATCGACTCGGCGTACGAACTCTTCGAGGAGAACCTCCGCTTCTTCCCCCCGCTGCTCCCCATCAGCGGTGACGAGGACCCCCTGCGGGTGCTGGACGCGGGCGGGGTGCCGCGACTGGACGAACTCGTCCTGCACAACGGCACCGTCTACCGCTGGAACCGGCCCGTCTACGGCATCGCCGACGGCGTCCCCCACCTGCGGGTCGAGAACCGCGTCCTGCCCGCAGGACCGACCGTCACCGACGTGCTGGCCAACACGGCGTTCTACTACGGGCTCGTCCGGGCCCTCGCGGAGGAACCGCGCCCGGTGTGGACGCGGCTGCCGTTCGCCGCCGCGGCCGACAACTTCGATGCCGCCTGCCGGCACGGCATCGACGCCGTGCTGCGCTGGCCCAAAGGACGCAACGGAGGCGTCGCCCAGGTGCCCGCCGTCCGGCTGGTCCGCGACGAACTGCTGCCGCTCGCCGCCGCCGGCCTCGACGCCTGGGGCGTCGAACCCGCCGACCGCGACCGCTACCTCGGCGTCATCGAGGGCCGCTGCCGCCGGCGCGCCAACGGCGCGTCCTGGCAGGCCGCCACCTACCACGCGGCGCGCGACCGCGGCCTGGACCGGCACGCCGCGCTGGCCGCCACCACGCGGCGCTACTGCGAGCTGATGGCGACCGGGGAGCCGGTGCACACCTGGCCGGTGGGGATCGCCTGA
- a CDS encoding DMT family transporter, producing the protein MSDTSVSSSLPTDLRSGLRSGLPSVRPGGPRIPSAGRGLLYVTFTALTWGTTGATATLAIDSSGLDPVALTFWRCAGGFALLLAVRFLVPSRRAAGRPRPAGPRRGRVTAALVNGVGLTVFNAAFFAAVDATGTAVGTVVTLGAAPVLAALGGRLLMGERLGAGGRLAVAGALAGLAVLVLGGGSATVRPAGVALALLSAAGYALFAVHARHLGRAGRATDPFTTTLTSFGVCTVLLLPFALAGGVLPSAEGLGRTLVLMGYLVTVPTALAYALFFTGLQAVRATTATVITLLEPVTAAVIAVTVLGERVTAATVLGTVVLMAAVAGLALVETRGAGRTARSGAAVPAGEPVGGSVGEPAGGPEAGAAAGPVSGA; encoded by the coding sequence ATGTCCGACACTTCCGTGTCGTCTTCCCTTCCTACCGATCTTCGTTCCGGCCTTCGTTCCGGCCTTCCTTCCGTGCGCCCCGGCGGCCCGCGGATCCCGTCCGCCGGGCGCGGCCTGCTCTACGTCACTTTCACCGCCCTCACCTGGGGGACCACCGGGGCCACCGCGACCCTGGCGATCGACAGCAGCGGCCTCGACCCCGTCGCGCTCACCTTCTGGCGCTGCGCCGGCGGCTTCGCGCTGCTGCTGGCCGTACGGTTCCTGGTGCCCTCGCGGCGCGCGGCCGGGCGTCCGCGGCCGGCCGGGCCGCGGCGGGGCAGGGTGACGGCCGCCCTGGTCAACGGGGTCGGGCTCACCGTGTTCAACGCGGCCTTCTTCGCGGCGGTGGACGCCACGGGGACGGCGGTCGGCACCGTCGTCACCCTGGGGGCCGCGCCCGTGCTGGCGGCGCTCGGCGGCCGGCTGCTGATGGGCGAACGGCTCGGCGCGGGCGGCCGGCTGGCCGTCGCCGGAGCCCTCGCCGGCCTGGCCGTGCTGGTGCTCGGCGGCGGCTCGGCCACCGTACGGCCGGCCGGGGTGGCGCTGGCGCTGCTGTCGGCGGCCGGGTACGCGCTGTTCGCCGTCCACGCCCGGCACCTCGGCCGGGCGGGCCGGGCGACGGACCCCTTCACCACCACCCTGACCTCGTTCGGCGTCTGCACCGTGCTCCTGCTGCCGTTCGCGCTGGCGGGCGGGGTGCTGCCGAGCGCCGAGGGGCTGGGGCGCACGCTGGTGCTGATGGGCTACCTGGTGACCGTGCCGACGGCGCTGGCCTACGCGCTGTTCTTCACCGGGCTGCAGGCGGTGCGCGCCACCACGGCCACCGTGATCACCCTGCTGGAGCCGGTCACCGCCGCGGTCATCGCCGTGACGGTGCTGGGGGAGCGGGTGACGGCCGCGACCGTCCTGGGCACGGTGGTGCTGATGGCCGCGGTGGCGGGGCTGGCCCTGGTGGAGACGCGCGGGGCGGGGCGAACCGCCCGGTCCGGGGCGGCCGTTCCGGCTGGTGAGCCGGTCGGCGGGTCAGTCGGTGAGCCGGCCGGGGGGCCGGAGGCCGGGGCGGCCGCCGGGCCGGTCAGCGGGGCGTGA
- a CDS encoding EamA family transporter — MRKELRSGLRSGVLSGVFSGVSSGGRGTGLALALISALAFGGSGVAAKPLIEAGLDPLHVVWLRSAGAALVLLPVAWRHRALVTRRPALLAGFGLLAVAGVQACYFAAISRIPVGVALLVEYLAPALVLCWVRFVRRRAVSRAAAAGVVLAVGGLACVVEVWSGLRFDALGLLLALGGAVCQVGYFVLSDHGDGDAESADPIGVIAYGFLFGALLLTVVARPWGMDARVLAGSAELHGGDVPAVVLLIWLVLIATVAAYLTGVVSVRLLSPQVAGVVACLEAVVATVLAWVLLGERLSVPQLVGGAVVLLGAFVAQRSAPREGGVRGGGGDGAGGLREGLVEGLPDGLVDGLRDGLVDGVPGGLREAEGGPGGRELSGGAPRS, encoded by the coding sequence ATGCGGAAGGAACTGCGGTCCGGGCTGCGGTCCGGCGTGCTGTCCGGTGTCTTCTCCGGCGTGTCGTCCGGCGGAAGGGGGACGGGGCTTGCCCTCGCCCTCATCTCCGCGCTCGCGTTCGGTGGTTCGGGGGTCGCGGCCAAACCGTTGATCGAGGCGGGGCTCGACCCGCTCCACGTGGTCTGGCTGCGGTCCGCCGGCGCGGCCCTGGTGCTGCTGCCCGTCGCGTGGCGGCACCGTGCGCTTGTGACGCGCCGTCCCGCGCTGCTCGCGGGTTTCGGTCTGCTGGCCGTCGCGGGAGTCCAGGCCTGCTACTTCGCGGCCATCTCGCGGATCCCGGTCGGTGTCGCCCTGCTCGTCGAGTACCTGGCCCCAGCCCTGGTGCTGTGCTGGGTGCGGTTCGTCCGGCGGCGGGCGGTGTCGCGGGCGGCGGCGGCCGGCGTGGTGCTGGCGGTGGGCGGGCTGGCCTGCGTGGTCGAGGTGTGGTCCGGGCTGCGGTTCGACGCCCTGGGGTTGCTGCTCGCCCTCGGCGGGGCCGTCTGCCAGGTCGGCTACTTCGTCCTGTCCGACCACGGGGATGGCGACGCCGAGTCCGCCGACCCCATCGGCGTCATCGCCTACGGCTTCCTCTTCGGCGCCCTCCTCCTCACGGTGGTGGCGCGGCCCTGGGGCATGGACGCGCGGGTGCTCGCCGGGAGCGCGGAACTGCACGGCGGGGACGTCCCGGCCGTCGTCCTGCTGATCTGGCTGGTGCTGATCGCCACCGTGGCCGCCTACCTGACCGGGGTGGTGTCGGTGCGGCTGCTGTCCCCGCAGGTGGCGGGGGTCGTGGCCTGTCTGGAGGCGGTGGTCGCGACCGTGCTGGCCTGGGTGCTGCTGGGCGAGCGGCTGTCCGTCCCGCAGTTGGTGGGCGGCGCGGTCGTGCTGCTCGGGGCCTTCGTCGCCCAGCGCTCGGCGCCGCGGGAGGGTGGGGTACGGGGTGGTGGGGGTGACGGGGCAGGCGGGCTCCGGGAGGGTCTCGTGGAGGGCCTCCCGGACGGTCTCGTGGACGGCCTCCGGGACGGTCTCGTGGACGGTGTTCCGGGTGGCCTTCGGGAGGCGGAAGGCGGGCCCGGCGGGAGGGAGTTGTCCGGCGGCGCGCCGCGGTCCTAA
- a CDS encoding DMT family transporter, whose product MSTVTPRPPTAAPAAPSLSPSPSRVSALSALSAVDWRVRFGALALVWGFSFLFIRLGTDGYAPLFVSLGRMLFGTAVLAAALLVKRARLPRAARTWAHLTVAAFLLNVLPFSLFAYSELRIPSSLAGICNATTPLWGMVFSLVALSEDRPTRRRFAGLLLGFAGVLVVLGAWNGFSGQDPWGTVMALTASASYAIGWIYVRRTLSGTGDSHLSLSTGQLLVGTAQLAVVAPLAAPLPSAFHPVSLLAIAALGALGTGIAMLVQYGLVAEVGPTTAALSTYFIPVVATAAGAALLGENLTWNTPVGALIVLAGAALTQARGTSRAGNASSASAAARDRDGA is encoded by the coding sequence ATGAGCACCGTCACCCCACGTCCCCCCACGGCCGCCCCAGCCGCCCCCTCCCTCTCTCCCTCTCCCTCACGCGTCTCCGCCCTCTCCGCCCTCTCCGCCGTCGACTGGCGCGTCCGGTTCGGCGCGCTGGCCCTCGTCTGGGGCTTCAGCTTCCTGTTCATCCGGCTGGGGACCGACGGGTACGCCCCGCTCTTCGTCTCCCTGGGCCGCATGCTGTTCGGTACGGCGGTGCTCGCCGCGGCCCTGCTCGTCAAACGGGCCCGGCTGCCCCGCGCGGCGCGGACCTGGGCGCATCTGACGGTGGCGGCGTTCCTCCTCAACGTGCTGCCCTTCTCCCTGTTCGCCTACTCCGAGCTGCGCATCCCCTCCTCCCTGGCGGGCATCTGCAACGCCACCACGCCCCTGTGGGGCATGGTGTTCTCCCTGGTCGCGCTGTCGGAGGACCGTCCGACCCGGCGCCGGTTCGCGGGGCTGCTCCTCGGCTTCGCGGGGGTGCTCGTGGTACTCGGCGCCTGGAACGGCTTCTCCGGACAGGACCCGTGGGGCACCGTCATGGCGCTGACGGCCTCGGCCAGTTACGCGATCGGCTGGATCTACGTGCGGCGCACGCTGTCCGGCACAGGCGACTCGCACCTGTCCCTGTCCACCGGCCAGTTGCTGGTGGGCACCGCGCAACTCGCCGTCGTCGCCCCGCTGGCCGCGCCCCTGCCGTCCGCCTTCCACCCGGTGTCACTGCTGGCGATCGCCGCGCTCGGGGCGCTGGGGACCGGCATCGCCATGCTCGTCCAGTACGGGCTGGTGGCCGAGGTGGGCCCGACGACGGCGGCGCTGAGCACCTACTTCATCCCCGTCGTCGCGACGGCCGCCGGGGCCGCGCTGCTCGGCGAGAACCTGACCTGGAACACACCGGTCGGCGCCCTGATCGTCCTGGCGGGCGCGGCCTTGACCCAGGCCCGAGGCACCTCGCGGGCCGGAAACGCCAGCAGCGCCTCGGCAGCCGCGCGAGACCGCGACGGCGCGTAG
- a CDS encoding CPBP family intramembrane glutamic endopeptidase, with the protein MRTETVLVLALSLGASGVSALISFIGALTRPGGLKDQAARLNTSHAPGRPWLDLAWQLFGIATALVPVLLVAHLLSREGAGLRSIGFDRRRPGSDLARGTAVAAVVGGTGLLLYLGARAAGSNLTVVPESLPDVWWKFPVLIASAVQNAVLEEVVVVGYLLRRLGQTGWGPLAALAASAVLRGSYHLYQGVGGFLGNVAMGVLFVLLYRRWGRVGPLVAAHALIDIVAFAGYALLAGKVGWLPTA; encoded by the coding sequence CTGCGTACCGAGACCGTTCTCGTGCTGGCCCTCTCCCTGGGTGCCAGCGGGGTCTCGGCGCTGATCAGCTTTATCGGCGCGCTCACCCGGCCGGGCGGGCTCAAGGACCAGGCCGCCCGGCTCAACACCTCCCACGCGCCCGGCCGGCCCTGGCTCGACCTGGCCTGGCAGCTGTTCGGCATCGCGACCGCGCTGGTGCCCGTCCTCCTCGTCGCCCATCTGCTGTCGCGCGAGGGCGCCGGGCTGCGGTCGATCGGCTTCGACCGCCGCCGCCCCGGTTCCGACCTCGCGCGCGGCACCGCCGTCGCCGCGGTCGTGGGCGGCACGGGGCTGCTGCTCTACCTGGGCGCGCGGGCCGCCGGGTCCAACCTGACGGTGGTGCCCGAGTCGCTGCCGGACGTGTGGTGGAAGTTCCCGGTGCTGATCGCCTCCGCCGTGCAGAACGCGGTGCTGGAGGAGGTCGTGGTCGTCGGCTACCTGCTGCGCAGGCTGGGCCAGACGGGCTGGGGGCCCCTGGCCGCCCTGGCCGCGAGCGCGGTGCTGCGCGGGTCCTACCACCTGTACCAGGGCGTCGGGGGGTTCCTCGGGAACGTGGCGATGGGCGTCCTCTTCGTCCTCCTCTACCGGCGGTGGGGGCGGGTGGGGCCGCTGGTGGCGGCGCACGCGCTGATCGACATCGTGGCGTTCGCCGGGTACGCGCTGCTCGCGGGGAAGGTGGGGTGGCTGCCGACGGCGTGA
- a CDS encoding Clp protease N-terminal domain-containing protein, with the protein MQSRTPDIGGADEVPLSTEVAAAVAGARRRALRDGDRQIDTAHLLHSLLEADPETRLALPGGPDRVVRLLGYLVQRSIGYGLRWRGSVEDSLALPLLPEGGVPGWSPAAAIAMGEAYARAAVRGPGPVEGLDLLAALALDPRCRAVEVLEHAGIDAEGLRFRPAAGRWVRSHTGDGPVGA; encoded by the coding sequence GTGCAAAGCCGTACACCTGACATCGGCGGGGCGGACGAGGTGCCGCTGAGCACGGAGGTGGCGGCGGCGGTCGCCGGTGCCCGTCGGCGCGCCCTGCGCGACGGTGACCGGCAGATCGACACCGCCCACCTGCTGCACTCCCTGCTGGAGGCCGACCCCGAGACCCGGCTCGCGCTGCCCGGCGGCCCGGACCGGGTCGTACGGCTGCTCGGCTACCTCGTGCAGCGCAGCATCGGCTACGGCCTGCGCTGGCGCGGCTCCGTCGAGGACTCCCTGGCGCTGCCGCTGCTGCCGGAAGGCGGGGTTCCCGGCTGGTCGCCCGCCGCGGCCATCGCCATGGGCGAGGCGTACGCGCGGGCCGCCGTCCGCGGTCCGGGCCCGGTCGAGGGGCTCGACCTGCTGGCCGCGCTCGCCCTCGACCCCCGCTGCCGTGCCGTGGAGGTGCTGGAACACGCCGGGATCGACGCGGAGGGGCTGCGCTTCCGGCCGGCCGCCGGCCGATGGGTCAGGAGCCACACCGGTGACGGTCCTGTCGGAGCCTGA
- a CDS encoding aminotransferase class I/II-fold pyridoxal phosphate-dependent enzyme: MLGEYRITGRRAAEISESVERAVGDGRLPPGELLPPLRELAVELGVNHNTVASAYRILRDRGVIETAGRRGSRVRPRPASTPRELIAVEVPDGVRDAATGNPDPALLPPLGAALAAAAERSARTPVLYGEPPVGTELERMARVAFDADGVPDGPVAVVSGALDGLERVLAAHLRPGDAVAVEDPGWGSLLDLVPALGLRPVPVAVDDDGPEPEAVARALEGGARALVVTCRAQNPTGALVGADRARELRTVLAAHPGVLLVEDDHGHGIVDAPAHPLGGVTEHWAFVRSVAKAYGPDLRLAVLTGDAVTVDRVRGRQRLGPGWVSHVLQDAVLHLWRTGAVDPVATAAAYGRRRDALVRALRERGLAARGRSGMNVWLPVPDETGAVARLMRAGYAVAPGARFRLASPPGVRITVSALGPEDVEPVADALAAAIGPAVTGRHG, from the coding sequence GTGCTAGGAGAGTATCGGATCACGGGCCGCCGCGCAGCGGAGATCTCGGAGAGTGTGGAACGCGCCGTCGGCGACGGCCGCCTCCCTCCGGGGGAACTGCTGCCGCCGCTGCGGGAGTTGGCCGTCGAGCTGGGCGTCAACCACAACACGGTGGCGTCCGCCTACCGGATCCTGCGCGACCGGGGGGTGATCGAGACGGCCGGCCGGCGCGGGAGCCGGGTGCGGCCCCGCCCGGCCAGCACGCCCCGCGAGCTCATCGCGGTGGAGGTGCCGGACGGGGTGCGCGACGCGGCGACGGGCAACCCCGATCCCGCGCTGCTGCCGCCGCTCGGCGCCGCGCTCGCCGCGGCGGCCGAGCGGTCGGCCCGGACCCCGGTGCTGTACGGCGAACCGCCGGTCGGCACCGAGCTGGAGCGGATGGCGCGCGTCGCCTTCGACGCGGACGGCGTGCCCGACGGGCCGGTCGCGGTGGTCTCCGGCGCCCTCGACGGGCTGGAACGGGTGCTGGCGGCCCATCTGCGCCCGGGCGACGCCGTCGCGGTCGAGGACCCGGGCTGGGGCAGCCTCCTCGACCTCGTCCCCGCCCTCGGTCTGCGGCCCGTCCCCGTCGCGGTGGACGACGACGGGCCGGAGCCGGAGGCGGTCGCCCGCGCCCTGGAGGGCGGCGCCCGTGCCCTGGTCGTGACCTGCCGCGCGCAGAACCCCACCGGCGCGCTCGTCGGCGCGGACCGCGCCCGGGAGTTGCGGACCGTCCTCGCCGCCCACCCCGGCGTGCTGCTCGTCGAGGACGACCACGGGCACGGCATCGTCGACGCGCCCGCGCACCCGCTCGGCGGCGTCACCGAGCACTGGGCCTTCGTCCGCTCCGTCGCCAAGGCGTACGGCCCCGACCTGCGGCTCGCCGTGCTCACCGGCGACGCCGTGACCGTGGACCGGGTGCGGGGGCGGCAGCGCCTCGGGCCCGGCTGGGTGAGCCACGTCCTCCAGGACGCGGTGCTCCACCTGTGGCGGACGGGGGCCGTCGACCCGGTCGCGACGGCCGCCGCGTACGGCCGCCGGCGCGACGCGCTCGTCCGCGCCCTGCGGGAGCGGGGGCTGGCGGCGCGCGGACGCAGCGGGATGAACGTCTGGCTGCCGGTGCCGGACGAGACGGGGGCCGTGGCCCGGCTGATGCGCGCCGGCTACGCGGTGGCGCCCGGTGCCCGCTTCCGGCTCGCCTCGCCGCCCGGGGTGCGGATCACGGTGTCCGCCCTGGGGCCGGAGGATGTCGAGCCGGTCGCGGACGCGCTGGCGGCCGCTATCGGGCCGGCCGTGACGGGGCGTCACGGCTGA
- a CDS encoding PhzF family phenazine biosynthesis protein: MRIRIVDAFTDRPFAGNPAGVMLFDGPFPDDDRLQAVAAEVNLSETAFARPLDGTGERDEGEADWALRWFTPSTEVDMCGHATLAAAHVLHTTGAATGTVRFAARCGVLTTTAHDDGSLTLDFPTSSLTPLAVPDGLAEALGAAPLSVHDTSGHIGDLLVELSDERTVHALTPDWRALAGRSRRGIIVTAPAADPALGYDYVSRGFFPNVGIDEDPVTGSAHTALAPFWAARLGRTELTGLQGGARRGRVRTALRGDRTLLTGRAVTVIDGEFLV; this comes from the coding sequence ATGCGAATCCGAATCGTCGACGCGTTCACCGACCGCCCCTTCGCCGGCAACCCGGCCGGCGTCATGCTCTTCGACGGCCCCTTCCCCGACGACGACCGGCTCCAGGCCGTCGCCGCCGAGGTCAACCTCTCCGAAACGGCGTTCGCCCGGCCGCTGGACGGCACGGGCGAGCGGGACGAGGGAGAAGCGGACTGGGCGCTGCGCTGGTTCACCCCGTCCACCGAGGTCGACATGTGCGGCCACGCCACCCTGGCCGCCGCACACGTCCTGCACACCACCGGAGCCGCCACCGGAACCGTGCGCTTCGCCGCCCGGTGTGGTGTGCTCACCACGACGGCGCACGACGACGGTTCCCTGACGCTGGACTTCCCGACGTCCTCGCTCACCCCGCTGGCCGTCCCCGACGGGCTGGCCGAGGCGCTCGGCGCCGCGCCGCTGAGCGTGCACGACACCAGCGGCCACATCGGCGACCTGCTCGTCGAGCTGTCCGACGAGCGGACCGTCCACGCCCTGACCCCCGACTGGCGCGCGCTGGCGGGCCGGTCCCGCCGGGGGATCATCGTCACCGCGCCCGCCGCCGACCCCGCCCTCGGCTACGACTACGTCTCCCGCGGCTTCTTCCCCAACGTCGGCATCGACGAGGACCCGGTCACCGGCAGCGCGCACACCGCGCTGGCCCCCTTCTGGGCGGCCCGCCTCGGCCGCACCGAGCTGACGGGCCTGCAGGGCGGCGCCCGGCGGGGACGGGTCCGCACCGCGTTGCGCGGCGACCGCACGCTGCTGACGGGCCGCGCCGTGACGGTGATCGACGGCGAGTTCCTGGTCTGA